In Oncorhynchus clarkii lewisi isolate Uvic-CL-2024 chromosome 2, UVic_Ocla_1.0, whole genome shotgun sequence, one DNA window encodes the following:
- the LOC139380006 gene encoding small ribosomal subunit protein eS19 — MPGVTVKDVNQQEFVRALSAFLKKSGKLKVPDWVDIVKLAKHKELAPSDENWFYTRAASTVRHLYLRGGAGVGSMTKIYGGRQRNGVCPAHFSVGSKNVARKVLQALELLKMVEKNPNGGRRLTAQGTRDLDRIAGQVAAAKLPPKAAPTV; from the exons ATGCCTGGTGTCACAGTGAAAGACGTCAACCAGCAGGAGTTTGTCCGGGCCCTGTCGGCTTTCCTGAAGAA GTCAGGAAAGCTGAAGGTCCCAGATTGGGTGGACATTGTCAAGCTGGCTAAACACAAGGAGCTGGCCCCCAGCGACGAGAACTGGTTCTACACCAGAGCTG cTTCCACAGTGCGCCACCTGTACCTGCGTGGGGGTGCCGGTGTGGGCTCCATGACCAAGATCTATGGTGGTCGCCAGAGGAACGGTGTGTGCCCTGCCCACTTCAGTGTCGGTTCCAAAAACGTGGCCCGCAAGGTGCTGCAGGCCCTCGAGCTTCTCAAGATGGTGGAGAAGAACCCCAACGG TGGTCGCAGACTAACCGCCCAGGGAACCAGAGATCTGGACAGGATTGCTGGCCAG GTCGCAGCTGCGAAGTTACCCCCCAAGGCTGCCCCCACAGTTTAA
- the LOC139379990 gene encoding adenosine receptor A1-like produces the protein MEHMWLNSVSQCVVSVSVIVVSVRMSMGGGGMEEDGGGQGGGGHTRSGSVSACLKLCLGWVGAVGGAVGVPVSVLLNLRSPQCLYTCITLVCCPLLVRQFTVCLLLLMTLNSHLKHRMGSRYSLLVTRRRALCVVLLCWVASVLSSFAQFIGWNVLDTWGGEEGWLDGLGLDGIPPGNWTSPPPRPMPPKYNQDRSVIGKYLPYGGFLSKFYVEDLHNFTYAEIHGSHWGVCAPDTVLSPQFLVYVYGVTVFLLPLMSLLAIYLDLVCVMPRQDPDGPGSGPPKRRSPRARSLGLSLCLLVLLCLPLHITHSLLLFSPGTLPPTWAFPLVSLLSQLYGLVPPLLFTIPTQRVGAEQVPLPHLAPVGGKTVGRALCSAVQAASCSLKGRLCPDVCV, from the exons ATGGAGCACATGTGGCTGAACTCGGTGAGTCAGTGTGTGGTATCTGTGTCGGTGATCGTGGTGAGTGTGAGGATGTCTATGGGTGGTGGTGgaatggaggaggatggaggaggccAGGGTGGAGGTGGTCATACCCGGAGCGGGAGTGTTTCTGCCTGCCTGAAGTTGTGTCTGGGCTGGGTGGGGGCAGTGGGGGGTGCGGTGGGGGTTCCTGTCTCTGTGCTGCTGAACCTGAGGAGTCCCCAGTGCCTGTACACCTGCATCACCCTGGTGTGCTGTCCTCTGCTGGTCAGGCAGTTCACTGTCTGCCTGCTGCTGCTCATGACCCTCAACTCCCACCTGAAGCACCGCATGGGGagcag gtACAGTTTGCTGGTGACACGTCGGCGGGCCCTGTGTGTGGTCCTGCTGTGCTGGGTggcctctgtcctctcctcctttgCCCAGTTCATCGGCTGGAACGTCCTGGACAcctggggaggggaagagggatggCTGGATGGGCTGGGGCTGGACGGCATCCCTCCAGGCAACTGgacctcccctcctccccgtcCGATGCCTCCCAAGTACAACCAGGACCGCTCTGTGATCGGGAAGTACCTCCCTTACGGCGGCTTCCTGTCCAAGTTCTACGTGGAGGATCTCCATAACTTCACCTATGCAGAGATCCATGGGAGCCACTGGGGGGTGTGTGCCCCCGACACTGTTCTCAGCCCCCAGTTCCTGGTCTATGTCTATGGGGTGACCGTCTTCCTGCTCCCCCTAATGAGCCTGCTGGCCATTTACCTAGATCTGGTCTGTGTGATGCCCAGACAGGACCCTGATGGTCCGGGCTCTGGCCCCCCAAAACGCCGCTCTCCCCGTGCCCGCTCCCTAGGCCTCTCCCTCTGCCTTCTTGTCCTCCTGTGCCTGCCCCTTCACATCACCCACTCCCTCCTGCTTTTCTCCCCAGGCACATTGCCCCCGACCTGGGCTTTCCCGCTGGTCTCGCTCCTGTCGCAGCTCTATGGTCTGgtgccccctctcctcttcaccattCCCACACAACGGGTGGGGGCCGAACAGGTACCCCTGCCCCACCTGGCCCCCGTAGGGGGTAAGACGGTGGGCAGAGCCCTGTGTTCAGCTGTGCAGGCGGCATCCTGTTCACTCAAAGGGAGGCTGtgcccagatgtgtgtgtgtaa